From the genome of Tenericutes bacterium MZ-XQ:
AACAACGCCTAATTTAGTAGCAAAATCAATTGAACTCGGAGCGCCAACAGCAATAAAGGCACCTTGTATATCATGGGTTTTCCCGTCTTCTGTTTCAATGCCTTCGAGTCTATCAACACCTAAAAACTTAGTAATTTTTGAATGAACAATAGGAAAGTCAACGTCTTCCTTCAGTTCATTTGCATCGGTAAATACAGTGATATTCTGATTAATCTCTTTTAAGACTTCTAGTTCATGTAGCATATAAGGTCCACATCCAATAACACCAATTCGTTTTCTTCTAAAGAAATAACCATCACATGCAGCACATAGACTAATCCCTTTACCCTTTAGCTTATTAAAACCAGGTATAGATAGAGTCATACGCTTTTTACCTGTAGCAAGAATAACAACTTTTGATTGCAATCTATGGTTAACGGATTTCACTTTAAAATGATTATCTATTTGATCCAGTGCAATGACTGAATCATGGATAATCTCTATATCAAGACCTTTTGCTTGATTAATACCTTCTTTAATCAAGTCTTCACCTAAAATAGGTTTTGCAAATCCATAATAGTTTTCCACTTTTTCTGGATAGTCACTTAATGCACCATAGTCTTTACCAATAACAACAGGATTTAGACCTGCTCTTTTTAAATAAATCGCAGCTGAAATACCAGCCGGTCCCATACCGATTATAATGACATCTTTCATAGGCCTAGTAATTTTAGTAGTGATTGTTTCGATTGAACACCGATCACTTGCTCTTTAATCTCTCCATTAACGAATACAACAATAGTTGGTATACTCATGATTTCGTATTCATCGGCAATTTCATACTCTTCATCGACTTCTAGTTTACAAATCTTTGCTTTACCTTCGACTTCCTTACTTAGTTCATCTAATATTGGAGCAACTCTTAAACAAGGGCTGCACCATTTTGCCCAAAAATCAACAAGTACAGGAACATCACTTTCAAGAACTTCCTTTTTAAAATCTTTAGTTTTTAATTGTTTTACCATAGCATGTCACCTCTAATTTCTCATATCCATTATAAAGAAAATGTATAAAAAACAAAAGACTTTTACTTAATAAAGTAAAGCCATAATTTTTTATTAATCTATTTTATAGAAAAAAAACATTCTAACTTCGATGTTTATCTTTATAAAGTTTATGCTGCATGGTATAATATATTAGAATGAAATGTAGGTGAAAATATGATTAAAGTAAAAGATTTAAGCTTTTCATACAATGGTCATGACGAAGCTTTAAAAGACGTTACTTTTGATATAGAAAAAGGTAGCTGGATTTCCATACTAGGACACAATGGTTCTGGGAAATCTACTTTGTCTAAGTTGATGGTTGGATTACTAACGCCATCTAAAGGATATATCGAAATTGATGGCTTATTATTAAATGATGATAATCTATTTGATATAAGAAAAAAAATAGGTATTGTTTTTCAAAATCCAGATAATCAATTTGTCGGTGTCACTGTCAAACATGACATCGCTTTTGGTCTAGAAAATCAACAAATACCTCATGAAGAAATGAAAAAGAAAATTGATTATTATGCAAATCTTGTAGGTATGCAAGACTTTTTAAACAAAGAACCACATCAACTTTCTGGTGGGCAAAAACAACGAGTTGCAATAGCCGGAGCATTAGCGATGGAACAGGATGTACTCATTCTAGATGAAGCGACTTCCATGCTAGATCCAGAAGGTACTTTAGAAATTATTAACTTAATTAAAAAGCTTAATAAAACTTATCATAAAACGATCATCACAATTACACATGATTTATCGTTCGCCACTCAAAGCGATGAGCTCATCGTCT
Proteins encoded in this window:
- a CDS encoding thioredoxin, which produces MVKQLKTKDFKKEVLESDVPVLVDFWAKWCSPCLRVAPILDELSKEVEGKAKICKLEVDEEYEIADEYEIMSIPTIVVFVNGEIKEQVIGVQSKQSLLKLLGL
- a CDS encoding energy-coupling factor transporter ATPase; this encodes MIKVKDLSFSYNGHDEALKDVTFDIEKGSWISILGHNGSGKSTLSKLMVGLLTPSKGYIEIDGLLLNDDNLFDIRKKIGIVFQNPDNQFVGVTVKHDIAFGLENQQIPHEEMKKKIDYYANLVGMQDFLNKEPHQLSGGQKQRVAIAGALAMEQDVLILDEATSMLDPEGTLEIINLIKKLNKTYHKTIITITHDLSFATQSDELIVLKGGEMILKGTPKEVFKEEDILKSSHLELPFELGIYNEALKDKKISKKVVDALWAFNSKM